In the Catenovulum adriaticum genome, ACAATGTATTAATTTGATCCTACTCAGCCGAAATCGCATTAATTATCCGCATTGACGATACCGCTAAGCTCAACGCGCTAATTGCTTATGGGCTCATGGTCGCTGGATTATTGAACGGTATTTTGTGGTTTATTGGCGCATTTTGGGCCATGGTGAAACGCGGCGACGCTAAAGGATCAATATTTGAAGATCATGACTCAAATATTGTCTCCATCTTTTGGTGGAGTATGTTATTTAGTGTTATCGGTTTTATCTTGCGGTTTATTTTTATTGGTTATTTTATATTATGTGCAATCTGGATTTGGGCTGTGTTTAAAATTGTAAAAGGATTAGCGAAAATAACTTCAAATAAAACCTATTGTCCTTAAATACATTTAAATCCTGTTATAATGCGTGTAGTTTTTGGATTTAAATATGTGACTGGATAATAGTGTGAAAGAGTTTGATGTAGTGGTTATAGGCGCGGGCGCGGCAGGTTTAATGTGCGGTGCAACAGCAGGATATCGCGGTAAAAGCGTGGCCATACTTGATATGGGTAAAAAAGCCGGTCGAAAAATCCTCATTAGTGGCGGTGGTCGCTGTAATTTTACTAATGAAAACACTAAGCCAGAAAACTACCTTTGCCGAAACCCTCACTTTGTTAAATCTTGTTTAAGTCGTTACACTCAATTTGATTTTATTGACTTGGTCGACCGACATGGTTTGGCATTTCATCACAAAACCTTAGGTCAGTTATTTTGCGACAACAGTGCCCAGGATATTGTTGATATTTTAATGACAGAGTGCGAGTGGGCAGGCGTAGAGGTTACGTTGCGTACCGAAGTGCTCAAAGTATCAAAAAATGAAGATGGTTATTATTTAAATACCTCAAATGGCGATTACCAATGCCAATCTTTAGTCGTCGCTAGTGGTGGCTTAACCATGCCAAAACTAGGTGCCACGCCTATTGGCTATCAAATTGCCGAGCAATTTAATTTAGCTGTATTGCCAACTACAGCAGCCTTGGTGCCATTTACCTTACATGATCACGATAAACAACGCTTTGATGGTTTATCTGGTATGAGTATTGATTGTTTGGTTAGTAGCGAAAACGAACAAAGCTTTCGCGAAAATATATTATTTACCCATCGTGGTTTATCAGGCCCGGCTATTTTGCAAATTTCATCCTACTGGCAAGCAGGCCAAGCGGTGAGTATTAATTTATTACCTGATTTAACCTTATCAGAATTAATAGCAAGCTGGCGTCAAAACAGCCCTAAAAAATCACTTAAAAATTGTTTATCTGAAATTTTACCCAAACGTTTTATTGAAATATTAATCAATGAGCAAGCCATTCCAGACAAAGCGGTCAATCAATTGACCCATACTGAAATTAAACAAATTCATGATTATTTTCATAACTGGATGATTAAACCCAATGGCACGGAAGGATATCGAACCGCAGAAGTCACACTAGGCGGCGTTGACACAGACGAACTCAGCTCAAAAACCTTTGAAGCCAAAAAAGCCAAAGGCTTGTATTTTATTGGCGAAGTCACCGAAGTGACAGGTTGGTTAGGCGGCTATAATTTTCAATATGCATGGAGTAGTGGGGTCGCTTGTGGGTTGGCGGTTTAGTTTATTCAGCAATAAACGATAAATTAATACAACAGACGAATAAATTAGAGATGGATTAATCCAAAGATTTGAATTTACGGGTGAAGTCCGTCATAAAATGCTAAAGCGTTTTTTAGAATCAAGCGCAGCCGATCCAACAGAGTTTGAGCAAGCTAGTTTTCAATACATTATTCGCAGCGCTAATGAAAAAGCTTTACTCAAAGACGACTGGACTCATTGGCACTTATACTGATAAATGAGAGGCAAAACGGGTCATACCTATGACGAGTCAGATTTATCTTGGAAAGTTGATTTATTAAACTGGTCGATGCTATCGGATTCATTCAAATCTATTATTCAAAACAGCCATAGTGAAATACAATAAAAATTTTTTATATAGATTCATTATCCGGTATTAGTCTAATTAACTCCAGTTGTATTAACTTTAGTGTTGTTCGAGTGATTCTGTAGCGTTTTTAAAGATAGTTCAGATATCTGTTGACGGTAAGGAAATCAAAGGTGGGGCGAGTTTAATTAACGTGCCAGCATTGGGCTTTCTTTTTAAATGTGTTGTAAACTAGCGGGCTAGTAAATAGCAATAATAAAATAGATTTAATATGAAAAAATTGTCAAAAGTACAACTTAAACAACAAGCGGCTGTGATGTCGGCTGTTACAAAATTAGAAGAAAAAGCACTTGCTGAGCTAGCAGGTGTAAAGCAGTGCTGGTTTGATATGGATTACGATGCTTTTCCTGGGTCTTTATTAGTGAGAGTTCAATTTATTGATGAAGCCGATATACAAACAGCAGAGCCGCAGCTATTAATGTGGCGAAAACGATTAGCTGGCTTATTACTTAAAAAAGGAATTTTGGTTAAAGATATGCGGCGGCATTTAGTTTTTACGCTACAAGACCCTGATGATTGAGCGCACTTAAAACAAATTAAAATTTAATTTATGAGCGGTTTGTGCGTAATAACGCAATTTTTCTTTAAAACTAAATAACTGAGTCTAGATTGTGTTAATTATACAGGTTAAAGCGTTGACCGTAAAAGTCTGTAACGCGCAAGTTTAGGAGATAAGATTAACTTTGCAGTGGATTAAACTAGTTAAACCCGTATTGATATTTGTTTATTTTGGTATGTTAGCGGCTTGCTCAACAGTGCCTATGCAATCAAAATCTGACGCCGTTGGGTATACTGAATCGGGCGGTGCTTCGTATTATGCGGCTAAATATCACGGCCGACAAACCGCTAGCGGTGAAACTTTTAATCAAAATCATTTAATGGCGGCACACAAAATATTGCCTTTTGGATCTCGAGTTAAAGTTACAAATCTTGCAAATAATCAATCGGTGACGGTTAAAATTAACGACAGAGGCCCCTTTGTCTCTGGCCGTGTAATTGATTTATCTCGTGCTGCTTTTTCAAAAATAGCAAATCTAAACCAAGGGGTTGTTCAAGTAACCATTCAAGTTGTTGATTAAGTTGACTGCTTCACTTTAATACGGCTTTGTTGATATATCACTTGTTATTTATAGAGACAATCCTTATGTTAGTAGGCTTACCGTAAAATAAATAACACATATAAAAGGTTATCAAGGGCTGATTAACATGGAACCTCAAAAATCGATTAAAAAAAATAATTATAAAGTTTGGGGACTCCCATTTTTAGTTATTGTTATTACCATTACTTCGCTTTCATTCGCAAAAGATTTTTTATTACCCGTTATCTTAGCTTTTTTATTGAGCTTGGTTTTATCACCTGCAGTTCGCTTTTTAATAAAAATTAAAATCCCAGTTGTTTTAGCGAGTTTAATAATGCTAATGGTGAGCTGCGCCATTTTTGTCGGCGCTTTATGGCTGGTGACGCCGGGGGTCGCTCAGTGGATGTCGGCTGCGCCTGAAAAAATAGAGCAACGCTTAAGCACAGATAAAGAAATTAAAAGTACAATAGATAAACTGCAAGAAACCTCTAAAAAAGTAAATGACGCAGTTGAAAAAATTGCCATTGAAGATAAACCAGCCAGTCAAACTAAGGTTGTAATTGAGCAAACTTCTTGGTCGTCAGATATTTTAAATGCGTTACAGTTGGGGCTCAGTCGAACTTTGCTCATTTTTGCCCTCACTATGTTTTTATTAACGAGTGGTCATGAGCTAATTTTAAATTTAATCCATTTATCTAGCCAACCCAAAAAACGAAAGCGGCTTATTCGGCTATTTCAGCGTTTAAGGCGAGAGGTTGGGCAATATTTGGGCGCCGCATTTTTAGTTAATTTAGCATTAGGTTGTATTACCAGTACGGTATTTTGGTATTTAGAAGTGCCACTTGCTTGGACTTGGTTGGTATTAATTACCTTTTTACGTTTTATTCCTTATGTCGGTATTAGTTTAATCGCGATATTATTACTGTTAGTTTCAATGACTCACTTCCAGAGTTTACAGGAAACCCTAATGCCGCTAGGTATTTTTATGGGGTTGTCGACTATTTTTGGCTTTTTTGTTGATCCAATGGTGCACAGCGTTCGTTTAAAAGTGAACCCAGTTGTTGTTTTTGTTTCGGTTATTTTTTGGGGCTGGTTATGGGGCGCTGCAGGGGCAATCTTGGCTGTGCCTTTGCTAACCGTTGCATTGGTTACTGCTGATTGTATGAATTGGGATAAAGTCACTCGAATTGTCACTCGTGCTTAACTTAATGTTATTTTAAGTTTGTATTTTTAAGGAGATGTATATGGTGAATAATTCGGTAAAATTTGTTTTGCCTCAGCAGTTAAATAAAGCTGATGGTTCACCTCGGCGAGTGGGCTATGAGTTAGAGTTTGCCGGTTTAGAGTTAGATAAAGTGGTTAATATTTTAGCCAAGCAACTAGATGCAAAGATTGAGGCTAAGTCGCAAGCTGAAAGCATTGTGTTTAGTGAATCTTTAGGTAAATTCAAGGTCGAGCTAGATTGGCAATACGCCAAAGAAACCGCCGCTGAGCGAGCGCAAGAATTAGGTAAAGATAAAAACGATGATAAATTAACACATTGGTTAACTAAAATTGCGAGCCAAATTGTGCCAGTTGAGATCGTTTGTCCGCCAATCGCAATTGAAGATTTACATAAACTTGAACCCGCTATTAATCAATTAACATCGGCTGGCGCGTTAGGGACTGATGAATCTATTCTTTACGCTTTTGGGGTTCATATTAATCCCGAGTTACCTGATTTAACACCAGGCGTTATCGCCAATTATTTAAAAGCTTACTCAATTTGCCAAGACTGGTTAATTAAAACGCATCAGGTTGATCCAGTAAGGCGAGTTACGCCTTATATTAATCCGTTTCCAGACCAGTATATAAAAGTTGTGTTGTCTTATGACGATAAGGTCACCATTAGTCAGTTGATAGACGATTATCTTGAGCACAACCCAACTCGTAACCGAGCATTAGATGTATTGCCACTGTTTAAATTTTTAGATGAGAACAAAGTACTCGCTAAAATAGGGGATGATCGAGTTAACGCAAGACCGACTTTTCATTATCGCTTACCTAATTGTGAAATTGATCAAAAAACATGGTCATTGGCTCAAAGTTGGAATATTTGGAGTGTGGTTGAGTCGCTAGCAAACCGACAAAATTTACTCACCGAATTATCGCAACAATGGTTTGAACATTATTCAATTATTCAATTTAAAAAGGCACCATGGCACAAAACACTCGATCAACTTTATCAAAACCTATTATCGGCGTAACAGGTAATAATAAAAGTTTTTCACCATCTTGGATTTGTATTCGTTTAGCCATTTTTTTAGCTGGTGGTAAGGCTAAGCGAATCAGCACGGATCATTTAGTTAATTCGGCGCAGTTGCAAGGGTTGGTGATTAGTGGCGGCGATGATATTCACCCCGAGCTGTATGGTGAACCAATCGATCCTAATTTATATTATGATACAGCGCGTGATAAATTAGAAATTAGCTATATTGAATATGCTTTTGCTAATAACATTCCTATGCTCGGCATTTGTCGAGGCTACCAATTGATTAATGTAGTTGCGGGTGGGAGTTTGTACGCAGATATCAGCAAAATGCGTAAAAAAACGTCTAATAAAAATCAATTATTACCGGTTAAAACGGTTGATATTCAAGCTGATTCATTGCTTTTTACTTGTTTGGGCAATAAAAACCATTGCAAAGTGAATAGTTTACATCACCAGGCTATTAAACAATTGGGCGCTAATTTAAAAGCCGTTGCCACCGATAAAGATGGTTTCATTCAAGCTATTGAAAGCAATCAAAGTTTAGCTAAACTTAACCATCAAAATGTAAGCCAAGTTATGGGTGTGCAGTGGCACCCTGAATATTTATGGTATTTAAAATCTCAACGAGGGTTATTTAAACGTTTAGTGAACCAAGCTAAGCAAAAATAGCTGACTTGAAAAAGCCTAATTGGCCGACTTATCGCATTTAACGGAGGCTTATGCTTTCTTACTTTATATTATTTTCGTCATCTTTTTTAGCAGCAACGATACTGCCATTTTACTCTGAATTTGTGTTATTTGCTTTATTAAAACAAGGTGAGCCCGCGTGGTTATTGCTGCTATTAGCAACAGCGGGTAATACATTAGGCTCAGTTGTAAATTGGTATATTGGTTTATATATACTCAAATTTAAAGATAAACGCTGGTTTTATTTTAAAGACCGGCAAATAGAAAGGGCACAAATTTGGTTTCAGCGTTATGGTGTTTGGAGTTTATTATTTGCGTGGTTGCCTTTAGGGGGCGATGTGTTAACTTTAATCGCTGGGGTAATGAGAGTTAAATTTTTTACTTTTATCGCGCTAGTTGGTGTCGGTAAATTTTTACGCTATGTAGCTGTTTTATATGCTACTCAATTGAGTTTAAATTACTTAAGTTAATTTTGCTACTACACTTATTTGAATTAATTAAGGGCTATAGGTAATGAATGATCTTCTTATACAAAACAAGATTTTGGCTCACGTTTAATGCTTTCATTAAAAAGCGATACGATATTAATTTAAGTCACTTTGGCATTGCTTTATGTGCGCTATTTAACTCGCCTTTGGCTTTTGGCGCTGAAACTGTAACCTTGAATTTAAAGTGGAAACATCAATTTCAATTTGCCGGCTACTATATGGCAAAAGAAAAAGGATTTTATCAAGCCGAAGGTTTCAATGTTATTATTAAAGAGCGAGACGCTACACAAAACATATTTAAACCTGTTTTAGATAAAACCGCTGAATTTGGGGTGGCTGATTCTTCGATTGTTTTGCAGTATTTACAAGGACAGCCGTTTGTTATTTTAGCGGCAATATTTCAACACAGCCCACTCGTTTTATTAACTCGAAATGAAGATAATATTTATAGTCCTTATGAGTTGATTGGCAAAAATGTAATGTATCAGCGAGGGGTCGATGATGCCTCTCTTCATGCTATGTTTACAACGCTTGGTATTAAAAATAATCAATACAATTTAATCCCCCAAAACTTTGATCCGTTAGCTTTAAATAATCCGGATCTGGATGCAATGTCTGCTTATATAACGAATCAGCCTTATTTATATGAGCAAACAAATATGTCAATTAGAATCATGGAACCAAGCAATTATGGCATCGATTTTTATGGAGACCTTTTATATACGCACAGTGATTACGTAAAGGAAAATCCTGAACGCGCCGCAGCTTTTAAACGCGCGAGTATATTAGGTTGGCAATACGCATTAGCCCATATTGATGAAACTGTCGAGTTGATTGTCCAGCGTTACAATTCAAGTAAAAGCGCAGAACATTTGCACTATGAAGCTGAGCGCAGTTTGTCGATGATAGCGTCAGATTTTGTCCCCATTGGTACATTGCATCAACAAAGGTTTGAAAAAATAGTTCAAATATATGAAAAGCTAGGCATGGTTGAGACAGCTATTAGCCTAGATCGCTTAACTTTGCCTTCTTATCTTGAAACCGATAAACGTGACGCGGCAATGCAACTCAAGGTTGCGTCCATTACCATTATGTTTTTTTTATTAGCCCTTATGTTGCTTTATATTTTTAATCGGCGTTTAAAACAAGCGGTTATCTTAAAAACACAGCAATTAGAAAATTTAAACAAAAGGTTGCAGCAACAGGTAATGGTAGTTGAAGAATCGAACAAATCTTTGTTGCAGGCTAAAGAAATGGCTGAATCTGCAAACAAAGCTAAATCGAGTTTTTTATCTAACATGAGTCATGAAATTCGTACGCCTTTAAATGCGGTAATCGGCTTTACTCAACTCGCGACGTTAACATCTGATCCCAAAAAAATTATTGATTATCTACGCCAAATTAAAGTATCAGCTAATCATTTACTGGCTTTAATAAATGATATTTTAGATTTATCAAAAATTGAGTCTAATGCGATCCAACTCGAGTCTTTGCACTTTTCATTGCAAAGTTCAGTAGAAAAAGTTATTCAAATTTGTGCATTAAAAGCAAATGATAAACATATAGAGCTTAAGTTCATCATTGAGCAGGATGTGAAAGATCATTTAATTGGCGATGCATTAAGGTTTGAGCAGGTGTTAATTAATTTACTGTCAAACGCGATTAAATTTACCGAGCAAGGCGCTGTTAAGTTAATTATAAAAAATAAAACCATTGAAAAGCAAAGCCAGCAAAACATAACTCGCTTGGTAATTGAGGTGATTGATAGCGGAATTGGAATGAGCCAAGAGCAGCTAGATTTAATTTTTAAACCATTTGTTCAAGCCGATAATTCGACGACTCGCCTTTATGGTGGTTCGGGCTTAGGTTTAGTTATCTCAGAACAAATTATTCGTTTAATGAATGGCGATATTTGGGTAACGAGCGAAGTTGGCGTCGGCTCTAATTTTACCTTTGAAGTTGAGCTTGGTTATTCTGAACAAGCTATTGTACAAACTAATGAAGTTACGCTTACTCGTACGACAAAAAATGAAATACAACCTTTGGCATACCAACATCAAACTGTGCTGTTAGTTGAAGATAATGAAATTAATCAAATAATAGCACAAAGCATGCTTGAGCAATTAGGTCTGTCAGTGGATCTTGCTCATAATGGCGAACAGGCGGTAAACCTATGTAAGCAGAATGACTATAGGCTTATCTTTATGGATGTACAAATGCCAGTTATGGATGGGCTGAGTGCAACTCAAGCGATTAGAGCGTTTAATTCAAGGGTTTGTATTATTGGAATGTCGGCCAATGCCAGTTCTGAAGACATTAGCCAAGGTAAACAGGCTGGTATGAATAATTATATTACCAAACCCATTGAGTTTGAAAAGCTCACCAGTGTGCTGAACTTATATTTAAGCTCGACTGCATCCACCATCGCCTAAGTTTTATATGTGTAAACAGGTACAACAAATTGCGTGCGTTTTTTAGGCTTATGGCGTGTTTATTCAACTCTAATCAAACGCACGTCAAAATGAAGTAGGGCGTTTGGGCCAATTTTACCGCGGTTCCCTTTTTTACCCCAAGCCAGTTCGGCAGGAATAACAAACTCATAACGGGCGCCAATTGGCATTAATAATATACCTTCGCGTAAGCCCTCTATTGCTTCATTTAGGGCAAAGGTTTCAGGTAAACCTGCTTTATAGCTATCGGCAATAACACTGCCATCTGCTAGTAATATGCGTTGATTTATCACCACTGTATCACTTAGCTGCGGATAGGTTTTTTGCTCTGCTTGCTCAATTATTTTGTACATTAAACCTGACTCGGTTGTAATGCTGTCAGGGTGCTGACTAAATTTAGTTAAAAATGCTTCACTATTTTTTTTGTTAAGGCCTGCTGAACCTTTTGACTTTACAGATTTTTTCGCCACGATTTTGCTTTAACCTTTTAATATAAATTATGATTTTTTTAAAATTTTATCGAGCCAAGCGGTAGGTAAAATCCGCTTTAATGTACCCATTACGTAAGTTGGAACGGTGACATAATATCTGGCTTTAGGTCGGTTGGATTCAAGTGCATGAATTAACTTTTTATAAACTGCATCCGGACCTAAGGTAAATTTAACAGCTGGTCCTTCTGTTTTTAAACGCTCAACCATTTTTTGATAAGTTTGCTTGAATCGACTCTGTTCCGGTTGAATATTTTGCTCAAATTGAGTTAATGCATTGGCTCTAAAATTCGATAAAATCGGACCGGGTTCGATTAAACTTATTTTTATATTGGTATCGGCTAGCTCCAGTCTTAGCGTATCCGTTAACCCTTCGATTGCAAATTTTGATGCATTATAAGGTCCGCGAAAGCGCATCGCAACTAAACCTAATACCGAGCTATTTTGAATAATTCGACCATTGCCTTGCTTAAGCATTTGTGCAACACACAGTTGCGTTAGTTGGTGCCAGCCAAATACATTGCTTTCAAACTGTTGGCGTAATAAATTGCGACTAATATCTTCAAGTGCACCGGGCTGGGCATAAGCACCGTTATTAAAAAGCGCATCAATTCGTCCTGACGATTGTGCCATTGCCCACTTAAAACCTTGTTCCACACTATTTGAATCAGACAAATCAAGGTGCTGGCATAAAATGCCCAAGTTTGTTAATTTGCTTATATCTTTTGGGTTTCTAACCGTTGCTAATACAAGGTAACCCGCTTTGTGTAGCTCATGCGCGCAATAGTATCCAATACCCGACGAACAACCTGTTATTAAAATAGTTTGTTGATGCATAATAACGCCATTTTTATAAATGATTGAGATTAAACATATGTTATCAGGATTAAAGCAGTTTTTTGAAAAAAATCTGAGCAAACAAAATGAATCAAAAAAAATGAGTGATGAGCTAGCGATTGCTTGTTTATTAGCTGAAGTTATTTTTGCAGATAATGAATTTGATCAGCAAGAATGGCAAACGCTGTTAGGGCGTTTAAAGCGTAGTTTGGATTTATCAGACGAAGCGCTCAACGAACTAGCAGACTCAGCAAAAGAGCAAGTTCAACAAGCGAGTGATTTATATCAATTTACGAGTGTCGTTAAAGCGCTAGCCTATGAAAAGCGAATCGATTTGTTGCAAGGCTTGTGGCATGTTGCATATGCAGACGGGAAAATTG is a window encoding:
- a CDS encoding NAD(P)/FAD-dependent oxidoreductase, translated to MKEFDVVVIGAGAAGLMCGATAGYRGKSVAILDMGKKAGRKILISGGGRCNFTNENTKPENYLCRNPHFVKSCLSRYTQFDFIDLVDRHGLAFHHKTLGQLFCDNSAQDIVDILMTECEWAGVEVTLRTEVLKVSKNEDGYYLNTSNGDYQCQSLVVASGGLTMPKLGATPIGYQIAEQFNLAVLPTTAALVPFTLHDHDKQRFDGLSGMSIDCLVSSENEQSFRENILFTHRGLSGPAILQISSYWQAGQAVSINLLPDLTLSELIASWRQNSPKKSLKNCLSEILPKRFIEILINEQAIPDKAVNQLTHTEIKQIHDYFHNWMIKPNGTEGYRTAEVTLGGVDTDELSSKTFEAKKAKGLYFIGEVTEVTGWLGGYNFQYAWSSGVACGLAV
- a CDS encoding nucleotidyltransferase substrate binding protein, which produces MRDGLIQRFEFTGEVRHKMLKRFLESSAADPTEFEQASFQYIIRSANEKALLKDDWTHWHLY
- a CDS encoding septal ring lytic transglycosylase RlpA family protein, whose translation is MKLVKPVLIFVYFGMLAACSTVPMQSKSDAVGYTESGGASYYAAKYHGRQTASGETFNQNHLMAAHKILPFGSRVKVTNLANNQSVTVKINDRGPFVSGRVIDLSRAAFSKIANLNQGVVQVTIQVVD
- a CDS encoding AI-2E family transporter; the encoded protein is MEPQKSIKKNNYKVWGLPFLVIVITITSLSFAKDFLLPVILAFLLSLVLSPAVRFLIKIKIPVVLASLIMLMVSCAIFVGALWLVTPGVAQWMSAAPEKIEQRLSTDKEIKSTIDKLQETSKKVNDAVEKIAIEDKPASQTKVVIEQTSWSSDILNALQLGLSRTLLIFALTMFLLTSGHELILNLIHLSSQPKKRKRLIRLFQRLRREVGQYLGAAFLVNLALGCITSTVFWYLEVPLAWTWLVLITFLRFIPYVGISLIAILLLLVSMTHFQSLQETLMPLGIFMGLSTIFGFFVDPMVHSVRLKVNPVVVFVSVIFWGWLWGAAGAILAVPLLTVALVTADCMNWDKVTRIVTRA
- a CDS encoding amidoligase family protein — its product is MVNNSVKFVLPQQLNKADGSPRRVGYELEFAGLELDKVVNILAKQLDAKIEAKSQAESIVFSESLGKFKVELDWQYAKETAAERAQELGKDKNDDKLTHWLTKIASQIVPVEIVCPPIAIEDLHKLEPAINQLTSAGALGTDESILYAFGVHINPELPDLTPGVIANYLKAYSICQDWLIKTHQVDPVRRVTPYINPFPDQYIKVVLSYDDKVTISQLIDDYLEHNPTRNRALDVLPLFKFLDENKVLAKIGDDRVNARPTFHYRLPNCEIDQKTWSLAQSWNIWSVVESLANRQNLLTELSQQWFEHYSIIQFKKAPWHKTLDQLYQNLLSA
- a CDS encoding gamma-glutamyl-gamma-aminobutyrate hydrolase family protein, which gives rise to MAQNTRSTLSKPIIGVTGNNKSFSPSWICIRLAIFLAGGKAKRISTDHLVNSAQLQGLVISGGDDIHPELYGEPIDPNLYYDTARDKLEISYIEYAFANNIPMLGICRGYQLINVVAGGSLYADISKMRKKTSNKNQLLPVKTVDIQADSLLFTCLGNKNHCKVNSLHHQAIKQLGANLKAVATDKDGFIQAIESNQSLAKLNHQNVSQVMGVQWHPEYLWYLKSQRGLFKRLVNQAKQK
- a CDS encoding YqaA family protein → MLSYFILFSSSFLAATILPFYSEFVLFALLKQGEPAWLLLLLATAGNTLGSVVNWYIGLYILKFKDKRWFYFKDRQIERAQIWFQRYGVWSLLFAWLPLGGDVLTLIAGVMRVKFFTFIALVGVGKFLRYVAVLYATQLSLNYLS
- a CDS encoding ABC transporter substrate-binding protein, with translation MIFLYKTRFWLTFNAFIKKRYDINLSHFGIALCALFNSPLAFGAETVTLNLKWKHQFQFAGYYMAKEKGFYQAEGFNVIIKERDATQNIFKPVLDKTAEFGVADSSIVLQYLQGQPFVILAAIFQHSPLVLLTRNEDNIYSPYELIGKNVMYQRGVDDASLHAMFTTLGIKNNQYNLIPQNFDPLALNNPDLDAMSAYITNQPYLYEQTNMSIRIMEPSNYGIDFYGDLLYTHSDYVKENPERAAAFKRASILGWQYALAHIDETVELIVQRYNSSKSAEHLHYEAERSLSMIASDFVPIGTLHQQRFEKIVQIYEKLGMVETAISLDRLTLPSYLETDKRDAAMQLKVASITIMFFLLALMLLYIFNRRLKQAVILKTQQLENLNKRLQQQVMVVEESNKSLLQAKEMAESANKAKSSFLSNMSHEIRTPLNAVIGFTQLATLTSDPKKIIDYLRQIKVSANHLLALINDILDLSKIESNAIQLESLHFSLQSSVEKVIQICALKANDKHIELKFIIEQDVKDHLIGDALRFEQVLINLLSNAIKFTEQGAVKLIIKNKTIEKQSQQNITRLVIEVIDSGIGMSQEQLDLIFKPFVQADNSTTRLYGGSGLGLVISEQIIRLMNGDIWVTSEVGVGSNFTFEVELGYSEQAIVQTNEVTLTRTTKNEIQPLAYQHQTVLLVEDNEINQIIAQSMLEQLGLSVDLAHNGEQAVNLCKQNDYRLIFMDVQMPVMDGLSATQAIRAFNSRVCIIGMSANASSEDISQGKQAGMNNYITKPIEFEKLTSVLNLYLSSTASTIA
- a CDS encoding FKBP-type peptidyl-prolyl cis-trans isomerase; translated protein: MAKKSVKSKGSAGLNKKNSEAFLTKFSQHPDSITTESGLMYKIIEQAEQKTYPQLSDTVVINQRILLADGSVIADSYKAGLPETFALNEAIEGLREGILLMPIGARYEFVIPAELAWGKKGNRGKIGPNALLHFDVRLIRVE
- a CDS encoding SDR family oxidoreductase yields the protein MHQQTILITGCSSGIGYYCAHELHKAGYLVLATVRNPKDISKLTNLGILCQHLDLSDSNSVEQGFKWAMAQSSGRIDALFNNGAYAQPGALEDISRNLLRQQFESNVFGWHQLTQLCVAQMLKQGNGRIIQNSSVLGLVAMRFRGPYNASKFAIEGLTDTLRLELADTNIKISLIEPGPILSNFRANALTQFEQNIQPEQSRFKQTYQKMVERLKTEGPAVKFTLGPDAVYKKLIHALESNRPKARYYVTVPTYVMGTLKRILPTAWLDKILKKS
- a CDS encoding TerB family tellurite resistance protein is translated as MLSGLKQFFEKNLSKQNESKKMSDELAIACLLAEVIFADNEFDQQEWQTLLGRLKRSLDLSDEALNELADSAKEQVQQASDLYQFTSVVKALAYEKRIDLLQGLWHVAYADGKIDPHEEHIIRRISELIGLTHRDFIQAKLSQAKD